The segment ACTGGCCAATATTCACCAGCCGATTATCCTGTGGAACATTGACACAAGGGACTGGGCCACAAAAAACGCAGCTCAGACAGCTGCAGCTGTAATCGGCAAAGTAAAGGATGGAGATATTGTGCTGATGCATGAGCTGTATTCGTCTACGGCTCAGGCGGTGGAGCAGATAGCTCCGGCTCTCACCGGGCAGGGCTTCCAGCTTGTGACAGTGAGCGAGCTGATACAGTTTCGGGGCGGAGCGGCTCCCGGAGTTATTTCCTACAGCTTTCCTCCGGCTTAGGGCTTTTACGAAACGGAGAGGAAACGCAGGCGTATTGGGTGTGAGAGAAAGGAAGGGATTTCGATGGAATACAGAAAATTCGGAGATAAGTATGTGGTTCGTCTGGATAAGGGGGAGGAGATTGTATACAGTCTCTTAAAGCTCTGTGCCTGGAAGGATATCAAGGTAGCCCAGGTGACTGGAATTGGAGCAGTGGGGGAGGTAACGGCAGGCCTGTTCGACACGGAGAAGAAGGAGTTTATCTCCCACACCTGGACAGGCGATATGGAGATAACTGCTCTGACCGGCAATATCACAACAAAGGAACAGAAGCCTTACGAGCATCTCCATATCACTGTGGCCGGCAGGGACGGTATGGCCAGAGGCGGACACCTGAAGCGCGCGGTGGTCAGCGCCACAGCGGAGCTGTTTCTGACTGTGGCGGACGGAACCGTGGAGAGGGAGATGAGTGATGAAATCGGGATTAATCTGATGAAATTTTAGAAAAGCAGTCCGGGTTAAGGGAGCGGATATGCTCAGTCAAACAGATCCCGGACATTTTCTTCATTGAAATAGCGGATACGCTTCAGCGGAATTTTAGCTGCCCGGAAGGCATTGTCCTTAAAACGGTCTCTTTTTCTGGCATCTTCTGTATCGTGGCTCCGGTCA is part of the Clostridium sp. M62/1 genome and harbors:
- a CDS encoding PPC domain-containing DNA-binding protein produces the protein MEYRKFGDKYVVRLDKGEEIVYSLLKLCAWKDIKVAQVTGIGAVGEVTAGLFDTEKKEFISHTWTGDMEITALTGNITTKEQKPYEHLHITVAGRDGMARGGHLKRAVVSATAELFLTVADGTVEREMSDEIGINLMKF